One region of Longimicrobiaceae bacterium genomic DNA includes:
- a CDS encoding glycosyltransferase, which yields MRFPHADARAQATGESPALSLVVASRGEPRALRALLGALLPLAGECGVEVVVARGGAHPETAGLAREFPGVRFFAAPEDATPQALRFTGMAEATGDVVMLAADDDPSAPERLLHLCRTYAAAEP from the coding sequence GTGCGTTTCCCGCATGCCGATGCCCGGGCCCAGGCCACGGGCGAATCCCCCGCTCTCTCGCTCGTGGTGGCGTCGCGTGGCGAGCCCCGGGCGCTCCGCGCGCTCCTCGGCGCGCTCCTCCCCCTCGCCGGAGAATGCGGGGTGGAGGTGGTCGTGGCGCGAGGAGGCGCCCACCCGGAGACGGCCGGCCTCGCCCGCGAGTTCCCGGGCGTGCGCTTCTTCGCCGCGCCGGAGGACGCCACGCCGCAGGCGCTGCGCTTCACCGGGATGGCGGAGGCGACGGGCGACGTGGTGATGCTCGCCGCGGACGACGACCCCTCCGCGCCGGAGCGCCTGCTGCACCTCTGCCGCACGTACGCGGCCGCCGAGCC